One part of the Dioscorea cayenensis subsp. rotundata cultivar TDr96_F1 chromosome 2, TDr96_F1_v2_PseudoChromosome.rev07_lg8_w22 25.fasta, whole genome shotgun sequence genome encodes these proteins:
- the LOC120273087 gene encoding receptor-like protein EIX2: MVNLISENMDGLIQLSLESNRFNETIPESLSGLSKLRLLDVAANSFIGTLTEHHFANLTNLLYMGLSCNSLQLNVTKDWVPSFHADTILMYSCTISPDFPAWLKTQTVLASLYLSSARIFGNVPTWFWNLLSNSLALLNLSHNNLTGILPIFWNSVLEVIDLSHNKFEGLIPEWISPGLNIIDLRNNSLFGHIPLSFATANQIQALSLSHEHINGSIQFFFFCNLSTLIVLDLSSNNMSGELPHCWNQLSWLAIIDLSNNNFFGNIPNAIVSLTNLQSLHLRKNDLSGNLPFSLKNANKLVVLHVNTRTRHPNFSIIAVVGKD, translated from the coding sequence ATGGTTAATTTGATTTCAGAGAATATGGATGGTTTAATCCAACTAAGTTTGGAAAGCAACAGATTTAATGAGACTATTCCAGAGAGCTTGAGTGGGTTATCAAAACTGAGACTTTTGGATGTCGCAGCAAATTCATTCATTGGTACTTTAACTGAACACCATTTTGCTAATTTAACAAACTTGCTTTACATGGGTCTCTCTTGTAATTCGTTGCAGCTGAATGTGACCAAGGATTGGGTGCCGTCCTTTCATGCTGATACTATCCTGATGTACTCTTGCACAATAAGCCCTGATTTTCCTGCTTGGCTCAAAACTCAAACAGTTCTTGCAAGTCTTTATCTATCTAGTGCAAGAATTTTTGGTAATGTCCCGACATGGTTTTGGAATTTACTATCCAATTCTTTGGCCCTTCTCAATTTATCACATAATAATTTAACTGGAATTCTACCTATTTTCTGGAATTCTGTCTTGGAGGTTATTGATCTGAGTCATAATAAATTTGAAGGTTTGATACCTGAGTGGATTTCCCCGGGTTTGAACATCATTGATCTTAGAAACAACTCCTTATTTGGTCATATTCCATTATCCTTTGCTACAGCAAACCAAATTCAAGCTCTCTCTTTATCACATGAACATATTAATGGCagcattcaatttttttttttttgtaacctCTCTACTTTGATAGTGCTTGATCTATCTAGCAATAACATGTCTGGAGAACTTCCCCATTGCTGGAATCAGTTATCATGGTTAGCGATTATTGATTTATCTAACAACAATTTCTTTGGCAACATTCCAAATGCCATTGTGTCTCTTACTAATCTTCAATCTTTGCATTTGCGAAAGAATGACCTATCCGGGAATCTCCCTTTTTCGttgaaaaatgcaaacaaattgGTGGTTCTTCATGTTAATACAAGGACCcgccaccctaacttctccataattGCAGTTGTGGGGAAGGATTGA